A genomic region of Leptotrichia hofstadii contains the following coding sequences:
- a CDS encoding YkvA family protein: MLKRAKKLYEKYKKTNITVEDLKKAGKLKNNLGAVASKFGLLVRMLQADKRGEFKIPTMDKVKIIGAIIYVISTIDAVPDILPIIGFGDDIGVVAYVISKLGSLISEYEKFELQKKREEKDRNVDWDNLRVVNED, translated from the coding sequence ATGTTAAAAAGAGCAAAAAAATTATATGAAAAATATAAAAAGACAAATATTACAGTAGAAGATTTGAAAAAGGCTGGAAAGTTGAAAAATAATTTAGGAGCAGTTGCATCAAAGTTTGGACTTCTTGTGAGAATGTTGCAAGCGGACAAAAGAGGGGAATTTAAGATTCCAACGATGGATAAGGTAAAAATTATTGGAGCGATTATTTATGTGATTTCTACAATTGATGCAGTGCCTGATATTTTGCCGATTATTGGGTTTGGTGATGATATAGGTGTTGTGGCGTATGTGATTTCAAAGCTGGGAAGTTTGATTTCTGAATATGAAAAATTTGAGCTTCAGAAGAAAAGGGAAGAGAAGGACAGAAATGTAGATTGGGATAATCTAAGAGTTGTAAATGAAGATTAG
- a CDS encoding NAD(P)H-dependent oxidoreductase: MKKTLVVMAHPNIENSRANKAFKEEVEKLSNVELYNVYEKYPDGKIDVEKELKLLSETGTLILQFPLYWFNCPSLIKEWIDTVFMAAHYGENKVLKGKKIGVAVTTGGIASRYDGTNGLTIKEVLKPFLLSIAHVEGIELPIYSLYGAMPDLSDEKIVESAKKYAEYIKNNSQDLD, encoded by the coding sequence ATGAAAAAAACATTAGTAGTTATGGCACATCCTAATATAGAAAATTCAAGAGCGAACAAAGCCTTTAAAGAAGAAGTAGAAAAATTATCAAATGTAGAATTGTATAATGTTTATGAAAAATATCCTGATGGAAAAATTGACGTTGAAAAAGAATTAAAATTATTGTCTGAAACTGGTACTTTAATATTGCAGTTTCCTTTATACTGGTTTAATTGTCCATCTTTAATTAAAGAATGGATAGATACAGTATTTATGGCAGCTCATTATGGTGAAAATAAAGTGCTTAAAGGTAAAAAAATTGGAGTTGCAGTGACAACTGGAGGAATTGCATCAAGATATGATGGAACAAATGGATTGACAATAAAAGAAGTGTTAAAACCATTTTTATTAAGCATAGCTCATGTCGAAGGAATTGAATTGCCAATTTATTCATTATATGGGGCAATGCCTGATTTAAGCGATGAAAAGATTGTTGAAAGTGCAAAAAAATATGCAGAATATATAAAAAATAATTCACAAGATTTAGATTAA
- a CDS encoding ABC transporter permease/substrate-binding protein, with translation MNNNFFQVFYERKEEFFKAVLEHIQISFYALVIALIIAIPLGIYLTYKKKIAEIIIGLTAVMQTIPSLALLGLLIPIMGIGRKPAITALVIYALLPLLRNTYTGINGVDPVYMVASRAMGMNKMQQLFKIQLPLAMPVIMAGIRTATVLIIGTATLASLIGAGGLGKLILLGLDRNNMNLILLGAIPSALLAVLFDFVLKKLENKNWKVIVISFMSLFIIFFAGNLVMNKQSKRDKIVISGKLGTEPEILINMYKLLIEAEMNVDVELKAGFGNTSFNFNALKSGDVDIYPEFTGTVVFTFLNETPVSNIKEKVYEQARNGILKKYDMVLLKPMAYNNTYAVGVTQKFASENNITKISDLARVKDKAKVGFTREFVDREDGYKGMKKLYNFEFSSVKEFEPKLRYVAVQSGDINVIDAYSTDSELEQYKITVLEDDKNLFPPYQGAPLMKRETLKKYPKLEQILNKLHDKVTDDEMRKMNFEVGVNGKKAYDVAKEYLIKNGMIKK, from the coding sequence ATGAATAATAACTTTTTTCAAGTATTTTATGAGCGTAAAGAGGAGTTTTTTAAGGCTGTTCTTGAGCATATCCAGATTTCATTTTATGCACTTGTAATTGCCTTGATTATCGCAATTCCACTTGGAATTTATTTGACATATAAAAAGAAAATAGCAGAAATAATTATCGGACTTACAGCAGTAATGCAAACTATTCCTTCACTTGCATTGCTTGGATTATTGATTCCAATTATGGGAATTGGTAGAAAACCTGCAATTACGGCACTTGTAATTTATGCCTTGCTTCCACTTTTACGAAATACATATACGGGAATAAATGGCGTTGATCCAGTGTATATGGTGGCTTCAAGGGCAATGGGAATGAATAAGATGCAACAGCTTTTTAAAATTCAGCTGCCACTTGCGATGCCTGTGATTATGGCTGGAATCCGTACAGCGACAGTGCTTATCATTGGAACGGCAACGCTTGCTTCGTTAATTGGTGCAGGAGGGCTTGGAAAACTAATTTTACTTGGACTTGACAGAAACAATATGAACTTAATTTTGCTTGGAGCAATTCCGTCTGCATTGTTAGCAGTTTTATTTGATTTTGTGCTTAAAAAACTGGAAAATAAAAACTGGAAAGTGATTGTAATTTCATTTATGAGTCTATTTATAATATTTTTTGCTGGAAATTTAGTTATGAATAAACAAAGCAAAAGGGATAAAATTGTAATTTCGGGGAAATTGGGAACAGAGCCGGAAATATTGATAAATATGTATAAACTTCTGATTGAAGCGGAAATGAACGTGGATGTGGAACTAAAAGCAGGATTTGGAAACACATCATTTAACTTTAATGCCTTGAAATCAGGAGATGTTGATATTTATCCTGAATTTACAGGAACTGTAGTATTCACATTCCTTAACGAAACGCCAGTAAGCAATATAAAAGAGAAAGTTTATGAGCAGGCTAGAAATGGAATCTTGAAAAAATACGACATGGTACTGTTAAAGCCAATGGCTTACAATAACACTTATGCAGTTGGAGTTACGCAAAAATTTGCAAGTGAAAATAATATTACAAAAATATCAGACTTGGCACGAGTGAAAGATAAAGCAAAAGTTGGTTTCACAAGAGAATTCGTTGACAGGGAAGACGGATACAAGGGGATGAAGAAACTATATAACTTTGAATTTTCAAGTGTGAAGGAATTTGAGCCTAAATTACGGTATGTGGCGGTGCAAAGTGGAGATATAAATGTGATTGACGCTTATTCTACGGATAGTGAGCTGGAGCAGTATAAAATTACAGTTCTGGAAGACGATAAGAATTTATTTCCGCCTTATCAGGGAGCTCCTTTAATGAAAAGAGAAACTTTGAAAAAATATCCAAAATTAGAGCAAATTTTGAATAAATTACATGATAAAGTTACAGATGATGAAATGCGTAAAATGAACTTTGAAGTAGGAGTCAATGGAAAAAAAGCTTATGATGTGGCAAAGGAATATTTAATAAAAAATGGAATGATAAAAAAATAG
- a CDS encoding autotransporter-associated N-terminal domain-containing protein, whose product MANDLQSLRKGLKSFAKRCKDFKYTESALLTFLLCGTIVSNNLFSAEVKKQTSVGSNTQALNNFVKNEKLKIKTSRSRHKKLLNGLNLELIELMEQGEHVTKSPWSSWQFAINEFSNDWNGTYKGRGDKTGGFIYAREVGKAKYTQKTNNNRYGTTRLNLIDTAEPKVPIHMNASINPRVLTKGRITPPDKTVNVPTLPETVEFTPVSPSIPTITPSTITITPITLSAIWNSSGLDTVGLNRDVTTPGSYDLLPTTKARNQTDPGGKNWNGARIAETIMDIGGTPGKGFTIAAGVTINIKRDGTRAAVIDAGNWGLSTLQTTSVTNNGKINLYNQTTAGLEVQGNPLVGDFSLINNGEIIGHGSKQVALTLTPEQPNAHGSIQTLKNNTKIDMAGSQSVGLNIVNRKLYRSRENAALNTIYPGGFYNDLKTVAINSSGAEITLGGTNSYGIAFGALGHDSQLTEGSVFQNSGDINVNNDSSGGIAVKAAKYWVDVSGKDKTFTATDTISATLENTSTGKITVKGTNSFGIYSEEINGTNHGAINIEGSKDYSIALRANKTGTVIPTLTNNGTVSISSTGKENIGFYTKNAKVVNNAGKTVSITAGQNIGMAVYGTSKTDYGEGTNAGTITANSAGSIGVITSNYGKVTNTGTIGVTGGNTSDNNKGTVAVIVGKNSTIDSSNGTINATVTDNKSIGVYSDGTLKLGTGTISADVGAINYFADNNGEIEVVSGKTSTATTGQKSLLFYNGTNGTGKVKISGTLNATVAGGTDATNRGTAFYYVPSTTSATGSAVGYNNTVNYGAFGASDISGYFATTFSGTIANLNLTMQNDSRLFLASKVKMNLSDTNISSVPGGPTITGSNYKNFMLYLSEVKVDNAVDLDNATDLYNTLEISNSSIINQNKISGNDDGRVAMAQENKTVSKPAVTLMNDTAGTIELNGKNALAIYAKYGNVVNRGQITLTGKDSTGLYGVENSKVINESTGKITLDGESGAAMYYTNTSATKLTSEIMQNDGTIDGESDSSIGMIYDAGKLDASVSSGTATLVKNTGTISLTGDKNVGIFTKPDTLNKGYVTENSGNIILTGDSATLSNPNVGIYTTGKNNTIKTNAGSKIETGAKTVGIFGYAVENSGDITVGSGGVAIYSQNGDIALSDGTIKTGNDEAVGLYLVGENQNAHVNVNAKFDLGDNSFGIVNANATGNNYITSSATSVGLGSRSVYAYSADKLGVIANYTDISTKNATSRENFGIYSSGRVDNHGNINFENGIGNVGIYVTGTDGKAFNLNGGTITISKSDVVGNNYSIGMAAKNGAVAENEGIINVTGDNGIGMYASGPGSKVINKATGVINLSGDSTIGMYLDDYAVGENYGTIQTTPNSTGEGIMGVYVLNNAVIKNYGTIRINAVDGIGVYVGKDASLEGNTSTNDINATGTDSEHIYRTSGTDTSKGVKGIRFSLPHLGSLTADVIRNDVNVTPTLVDTDIATPSPNYVHLAAGDINLNTFDPLFTQNNGGGSSIGMYVDTSGVRYTNPIQGLENLTRLRKINLIFGIEATQYTDSKDIQIGNNIIAPYNAAIMSVSHVNPAAKWEIFSSSLLWIATATQNPDQTIANVYLSKIPFNSFAEDGDIDNYNFLTGLEEKEALKDVTERKIFNKLNGLGKGEAHILAQAVDEMKGHQYSNIQQRIYETGNTLSKEFKYLQEEWRNPSKQSNKIKAFGNKGELKTNTAGVIDYTNNAYGVAYVHEDEAIKLGNSSGWYAGVANNQFKLKDIGHSRENQTMIKAGIFKTMAPKQDHNGSLTWRISVETFAGRGNMKRKYWVVDDTYEAKGDYNIYGVALKNEIGKTIRTTEKTSIRPYGLLNMEYGKYSNIKESGPMALEIKGNDYFSVKPEAGLAFNFKQTLGARSNLKINVTAAYENELGKLNNVQNKARFRGTQSEYYNLHGDKENRKGNGKFDLNLGWDNTLFGITVNAGYDTTGKNFRSGIGFRAIY is encoded by the coding sequence ATGGCAAATGATTTACAGAGTTTACGGAAAGGATTAAAAAGCTTTGCGAAAAGGTGTAAGGATTTTAAGTATACAGAATCTGCATTACTTACGTTTTTATTATGCGGGACAATAGTGTCAAATAATTTATTTTCGGCTGAAGTTAAGAAACAGACAAGTGTTGGAAGTAATACACAAGCATTGAATAATTTTGTTAAAAATGAAAAATTGAAAATAAAAACATCGAGGTCAAGACATAAAAAACTATTAAATGGATTGAATTTAGAATTAATTGAGCTTATGGAACAAGGGGAACATGTAACAAAAAGTCCATGGAGCAGCTGGCAATTTGCAATAAATGAATTTTCTAATGATTGGAATGGAACTTATAAAGGTCGTGGAGATAAAACAGGAGGATTTATTTATGCTAGAGAAGTAGGAAAAGCAAAATATACTCAAAAAACGAATAACAATCGTTATGGAACAACAAGATTAAATTTAATAGATACGGCTGAACCAAAAGTACCAATACATATGAATGCTTCGATAAATCCAAGAGTTCTAACAAAAGGACGGATAACACCACCTGATAAAACAGTGAATGTTCCGACTTTACCAGAAACTGTTGAATTTACACCAGTTAGTCCAAGTATTCCGACAATAACTCCGTCAACAATTACAATCACACCGATTACATTATCAGCAATTTGGAATAGTAGTGGATTGGATACTGTAGGATTGAATAGAGATGTAACAACTCCTGGTAGTTATGATTTACTTCCGACTACAAAAGCAAGGAATCAGACGGATCCTGGTGGGAAGAATTGGAATGGAGCAAGAATAGCAGAAACAATTATGGATATAGGAGGTACTCCAGGAAAAGGCTTTACTATTGCTGCAGGGGTAACTATAAACATAAAAAGAGATGGAACAAGAGCTGCGGTTATTGATGCAGGAAATTGGGGACTAAGTACACTACAAACAACATCAGTAACTAATAATGGAAAAATTAATCTTTATAATCAAACTACTGCAGGTCTAGAGGTACAAGGTAATCCACTAGTTGGTGATTTTTCATTGATAAATAATGGAGAAATAATCGGACATGGGAGTAAGCAAGTCGCTTTAACATTGACACCAGAGCAACCAAATGCACACGGAAGTATTCAAACTTTGAAAAATAATACTAAAATTGATATGGCTGGAAGTCAGTCGGTAGGATTAAATATTGTTAATCGAAAACTTTATCGAAGTAGAGAGAATGCAGCATTAAATACAATTTATCCAGGTGGTTTTTATAATGATTTAAAAACAGTAGCAATAAATAGCAGTGGTGCTGAAATAACACTTGGTGGAACAAATAGTTATGGTATTGCTTTTGGAGCATTGGGTCATGATAGTCAATTAACTGAAGGCTCAGTATTTCAAAATTCAGGAGATATAAATGTTAATAATGATAGTTCAGGTGGAATTGCTGTAAAAGCTGCTAAATATTGGGTTGATGTTTCAGGAAAAGATAAAACATTTACGGCGACAGATACTATTTCTGCAACGCTTGAAAATACTTCTACTGGAAAAATTACTGTAAAAGGAACAAATTCATTTGGAATTTATTCTGAAGAGATAAATGGAACAAATCATGGAGCTATAAATATAGAAGGCAGTAAAGATTACTCAATAGCTCTTCGTGCGAATAAAACTGGAACTGTGATACCAACATTAACTAACAATGGTACAGTTTCTATTTCAAGTACTGGAAAGGAAAATATTGGTTTTTATACGAAGAATGCGAAAGTTGTTAATAACGCTGGGAAAACAGTCAGTATAACTGCTGGTCAAAATATTGGAATGGCGGTTTATGGGACTAGTAAGACTGATTATGGAGAAGGAACTAATGCTGGAACGATTACAGCTAATTCGGCTGGATCTATTGGAGTTATAACTTCTAATTATGGGAAAGTAACAAATACAGGAACTATAGGTGTTACTGGTGGAAATACGTCAGATAATAACAAAGGTACTGTTGCGGTAATTGTTGGGAAAAATTCAACGATTGATAGTAGTAATGGAACGATTAATGCAACTGTAACTGATAACAAATCTATTGGGGTTTATTCTGATGGAACATTAAAATTAGGTACTGGAACGATTTCGGCTGATGTAGGAGCGATTAACTATTTTGCTGATAATAATGGAGAAATTGAAGTTGTAAGTGGAAAAACATCTACAGCTACGACTGGACAAAAATCGCTATTATTTTACAATGGTACAAATGGAACTGGGAAAGTTAAAATAAGTGGGACTTTGAATGCAACAGTTGCTGGTGGGACAGATGCAACTAATAGAGGGACTGCATTTTACTATGTACCAAGTACGACTTCAGCTACTGGAAGTGCGGTTGGATATAATAATACTGTAAATTACGGTGCTTTTGGAGCTTCTGATATTAGTGGTTATTTTGCTACTACTTTTAGTGGAACAATTGCAAATCTTAATTTAACAATGCAAAATGATTCAAGATTGTTTTTAGCTTCAAAAGTTAAGATGAATTTAAGTGATACGAATATTTCATCTGTGCCTGGTGGTCCAACTATAACAGGAAGTAACTATAAAAATTTCATGCTTTATTTAAGTGAAGTTAAAGTAGACAATGCAGTTGATCTTGATAATGCTACAGATCTGTATAATACTTTGGAAATTTCTAATTCATCAATAATTAACCAAAACAAGATAAGCGGAAATGATGACGGTCGTGTTGCAATGGCTCAAGAAAATAAAACAGTATCAAAACCAGCAGTAACTCTAATGAATGACACAGCAGGAACGATTGAACTAAATGGGAAAAATGCGCTTGCAATTTATGCGAAATACGGAAATGTAGTTAATAGAGGGCAAATTACGCTAACTGGAAAGGATTCGACAGGACTTTACGGTGTTGAAAACTCAAAAGTAATTAATGAATCAACTGGAAAAATTACATTAGACGGTGAATCTGGAGCTGCAATGTACTATACAAATACATCTGCAACTAAATTAACTTCTGAAATAATGCAAAATGATGGAACAATTGATGGAGAAAGTGATTCTTCAATCGGAATGATTTACGATGCAGGAAAATTAGATGCGTCAGTTTCAAGTGGAACAGCAACATTAGTAAAAAATACAGGAACAATCTCACTAACAGGAGATAAAAATGTAGGAATCTTTACAAAACCAGATACATTAAACAAAGGGTATGTAACTGAAAATAGTGGAAATATTATATTAACAGGAGATTCTGCAACATTAAGTAATCCAAATGTTGGAATTTATACAACCGGAAAAAACAATACAATTAAAACGAATGCAGGCTCTAAAATTGAGACAGGAGCGAAAACAGTTGGAATATTTGGATATGCAGTGGAAAACTCTGGAGATATAACAGTTGGAAGTGGCGGAGTTGCAATTTATTCACAAAATGGTGATATTGCATTAAGTGATGGAACGATAAAAACTGGAAATGATGAGGCTGTAGGACTTTATTTGGTGGGAGAAAATCAAAATGCTCATGTCAATGTCAATGCAAAATTTGATCTTGGAGATAATTCATTTGGAATTGTAAATGCCAACGCAACTGGAAATAACTATATTACGAGTAGTGCGACAAGTGTTGGATTAGGAAGTAGATCTGTTTACGCATACTCAGCTGATAAACTTGGAGTAATTGCCAATTACACAGATATTAGTACAAAAAATGCAACAAGTAGAGAAAACTTTGGTATTTATTCATCAGGAAGAGTTGATAATCATGGAAATATTAACTTTGAGAACGGTATTGGAAATGTCGGAATTTATGTAACTGGAACAGATGGGAAAGCCTTTAACTTAAATGGTGGAACAATAACAATAAGTAAATCTGATGTTGTTGGAAACAATTATTCAATAGGAATGGCAGCTAAAAATGGTGCAGTTGCTGAAAATGAAGGAATAATCAATGTTACAGGTGACAATGGAATTGGAATGTATGCAAGTGGGCCTGGTTCTAAAGTTATAAATAAGGCAACTGGAGTAATAAACTTATCTGGAGATAGCACAATCGGAATGTATCTTGATGATTATGCAGTTGGAGAAAATTATGGAACGATTCAAACTACTCCAAATTCTACAGGTGAAGGAATTATGGGAGTTTATGTCCTTAATAATGCAGTTATTAAAAACTACGGTACAATCAGAATTAATGCAGTTGATGGAATTGGAGTATATGTTGGAAAAGATGCAAGTTTAGAAGGAAATACATCAACAAATGATATTAACGCCACAGGAACTGATTCAGAACATATTTACAGAACGAGTGGAACTGATACTTCAAAAGGTGTTAAAGGAATAAGATTTAGTTTGCCTCATTTAGGCTCATTAACAGCCGATGTAATTAGAAATGATGTAAATGTAACTCCAACATTAGTCGACACAGATATAGCGACACCTTCTCCAAATTATGTTCATTTAGCAGCAGGAGATATTAATTTGAATACTTTTGATCCATTGTTTACTCAAAATAACGGTGGAGGTTCAAGTATTGGAATGTATGTAGATACTTCTGGTGTAAGATACACTAATCCAATTCAAGGGTTAGAAAATCTAACAAGATTGAGAAAAATAAACTTAATTTTTGGAATAGAAGCAACGCAGTATACTGACTCTAAAGATATACAAATTGGAAATAACATTATAGCACCTTATAATGCAGCAATAATGAGTGTCAGCCATGTAAATCCAGCTGCAAAATGGGAAATTTTTTCAAGTAGTTTATTATGGATAGCAACTGCAACACAAAATCCAGATCAAACAATTGCAAATGTATATCTATCAAAAATACCATTTAATTCATTTGCAGAAGATGGAGATATAGATAACTATAATTTCCTAACAGGTTTAGAAGAAAAAGAAGCTTTAAAAGATGTTACAGAAAGAAAGATATTCAATAAATTAAATGGATTAGGAAAAGGAGAGGCCCACATCTTAGCACAAGCAGTTGACGAAATGAAAGGGCACCAATATTCAAATATTCAACAAAGAATATACGAAACAGGAAATACTTTAAGTAAAGAGTTTAAGTATTTACAAGAAGAATGGAGAAATCCTTCAAAACAAAGTAATAAAATAAAAGCCTTTGGAAATAAAGGAGAATTAAAAACTAATACAGCAGGAGTAATTGACTATACAAATAATGCTTATGGTGTAGCATATGTTCACGAAGATGAAGCAATTAAACTTGGAAATTCAAGTGGATGGTATGCGGGAGTGGCAAACAACCAATTCAAGTTAAAAGACATAGGACATTCACGTGAAAATCAAACAATGATAAAAGCAGGAATATTTAAAACAATGGCACCAAAACAAGATCACAACGGTTCATTAACTTGGAGAATTTCCGTAGAAACATTTGCAGGACGTGGAAATATGAAGCGTAAGTACTGGGTTGTAGACGATACTTATGAAGCTAAAGGTGATTACAACATTTACGGAGTCGCATTAAAAAATGAAATTGGAAAAACGATCAGAACAACTGAAAAAACAAGTATAAGACCATATGGATTATTAAATATGGAATACGGAAAATACTCAAACATTAAAGAATCTGGTCCAATGGCACTTGAAATAAAAGGAAACGATTATTTTTCAGTAAAACCAGAAGCAGGACTTGCATTTAACTTCAAACAAACACTAGGAGCAAGAAGTAATCTAAAAATAAACGTAACAGCAGCCTATGAAAATGAATTAGGAAAATTAAACAATGTTCAAAACAAAGCTAGATTTAGAGGGACACAATCAGAATACTACAATCTTCACGGAGATAAAGAAAATCGAAAAGGAAATGGTAAATTTGATTTAAATTTAGGATGGGATAACACATTGTTTGGAATTACAGTTAATGCTGGATATGATACGACTGGGAAGAATTTTAGAAGTGGAATAGGATTTAGAGCAATTTATTAA
- a CDS encoding YlmH family RNA-binding protein translates to MKKENFLRQFPKEMEYLASKLYNSYEVAKEYEIMSFTEEFYTPNFWKKLGKRMDGLDVICDGVFADSDRRQIAFVPDSFIAGNRDVYDNFAKNGKSLEQDDEKFEDYADCNNEFNENSFQFPNKLLKISIDSRFREYLHKDFLGSLMGLNIKRELMGDLIIESENKQVLGYIPVSEKIADYIISELKQIGKAPCEIEIIETKNKNSLPKYKYDDKLVTVPSKRLDSIVSTITNLSRTKVIDPIEKGKVLVDYVEEKDKSKMLEIGSLITVRGFGKYKLFLDKGETKKGKERILVKKYI, encoded by the coding sequence ATGAAAAAAGAAAATTTTTTGAGGCAGTTTCCGAAAGAAATGGAGTATTTGGCTAGTAAATTGTATAATTCTTATGAAGTGGCAAAGGAATATGAGATTATGAGCTTTACTGAGGAGTTTTATACGCCGAATTTTTGGAAGAAACTGGGGAAAAGGATGGATGGACTTGATGTTATTTGTGATGGAGTTTTTGCGGATAGTGATAGACGGCAAATTGCATTTGTGCCTGATAGTTTTATAGCTGGAAATAGAGATGTTTATGATAATTTTGCAAAAAATGGCAAAAGTTTAGAACAAGATGATGAAAAATTTGAAGATTATGCGGACTGTAATAATGAGTTTAATGAGAATAGTTTTCAATTTCCAAATAAATTGTTAAAAATATCAATAGATTCAAGATTCCGTGAATATTTACACAAAGATTTTTTGGGAAGCCTTATGGGTCTTAATATAAAAAGAGAACTTATGGGGGATTTGATTATTGAAAGTGAAAATAAACAGGTTTTGGGATACATTCCAGTTTCTGAAAAAATTGCAGATTACATTATTTCAGAATTAAAACAAATTGGAAAAGCGCCTTGTGAAATTGAAATTATTGAAACCAAAAATAAAAACAGTCTTCCAAAATACAAGTATGATGATAAGTTGGTAACTGTTCCCTCAAAACGTCTAGATAGTATAGTTTCAACAATTACCAATTTATCCCGTACAAAAGTAATTGATCCGATTGAAAAAGGAAAAGTGCTGGTAGATTATGTGGAAGAAAAGGACAAGTCAAAAATGCTTGAGATTGGTAGTTTAATTACAGTAAGAGGATTTGGAAAGTATAAGTTATTTTTGGATAAAGGGGAAACAAAAAAGGGAAAAGAACGAATTCTTGTGAAAAAATATATTTAG
- a CDS encoding ABC transporter ATP-binding protein, whose protein sequence is MNKIIEFQNVNKVYPNGNEAVKDMNFSINEGEFIVFIGTSGSGKTTALKMINRLEDATSGKIEIKGKNIFEYNIHKMRWNMGYVLQQVALFPHLTVEENISIVPELKGWKKEEIKARTEELLEMIGLESEKYLKRMPSELSGGEAQRIGIARALAGNPEIILMDEPFSALDPITRKSLQKDIKELQQKINKTIVFVTHDIEEAFYLGDRIFIIKDGKILQSGTKSELINNPKDEFVREFISLEQNKNAENEIDKKIIEKLKENGEYAKLVMEIENCRSKD, encoded by the coding sequence ATGAATAAAATTATAGAATTTCAGAATGTAAATAAAGTGTATCCAAATGGAAATGAAGCTGTAAAGGATATGAATTTTTCGATAAATGAAGGAGAATTTATTGTGTTTATCGGAACTTCGGGAAGCGGAAAAACTACAGCTTTGAAAATGATAAATAGGCTGGAGGATGCGACTTCTGGAAAAATAGAAATAAAAGGGAAAAATATTTTTGAATATAATATTCATAAAATGCGTTGGAATATGGGTTATGTCCTACAGCAAGTGGCTTTATTTCCACATCTGACAGTAGAAGAAAATATAAGTATCGTGCCTGAACTGAAAGGGTGGAAGAAAGAGGAGATTAAGGCAAGGACAGAGGAACTTCTGGAAATGATTGGGCTGGAAAGTGAGAAATATTTGAAAAGAATGCCGTCTGAACTGTCTGGCGGGGAAGCACAGAGAATCGGAATTGCGAGGGCATTAGCAGGGAATCCTGAAATTATACTTATGGATGAGCCTTTTAGTGCTTTAGATCCGATTACAAGGAAAAGTTTACAGAAAGACATAAAAGAATTGCAGCAGAAAATTAATAAAACAATTGTTTTTGTAACACATGATATTGAAGAAGCCTTTTATCTGGGAGACAGGATTTTTATAATTAAAGACGGGAAAATCCTTCAATCTGGGACGAAATCTGAGTTAATTAATAATCCGAAAGATGAATTTGTAAGGGAATTTATCAGTTTGGAGCAAAATAAGAATGCTGAAAATGAAATTGATAAAAAAATTATTGAAAAATTAAAGGAAAATGGGGAATATGCAAAACTGGTTATGGAAATAGAAAATTGTAGAAGTAAAGATTAA